In Schizosaccharomyces osmophilus chromosome 2, complete sequence, the following proteins share a genomic window:
- a CDS encoding Schizosaccharomyces specific protein, producing the protein MDHSRDRLHILGTVSDTFDNVEDLRSVLKYRAYFTTTDTFFCKQIWAFFTGIKSFPTENKLPLETHFNHIEWDLAESFLVQEGTLYTFDIIAPLPRYTPRTIFTPDGAIHYELTINILTDETCRIPRVTTVPVIIPFTLDPDRMPGAHHIRFGLPLNQDSFTKLLLSPKKHKEIRVLFNYPQQNYKGPGCVCPLLIDLELVQSEEGNAHSNYPEKLNNIWGVRTPTSHSSKSLHESSDSIPDRLSRLSLELGEHKSSHAKSRASSPTSACAYERYFIHVCLVQKVTFLLFNGPFRVSTTVLYEDGRWTPPTVPGLHSRVEFMVPFEDTIHGSVTGNPHLLVKHKFYVSVHSSEPSSAPLKSSFSSTSSLRKKSYSLFSSFRSSSSLASNWHTEPEDNNRPQSSSELSVKCLSQYSPRNSQKLHHKLKKFDFKLPVFIFHRNLNSELSHLPPYSPSHDPYFYLEDDEEVMSSSISLNQLAGMSHNRSSSKTR; encoded by the coding sequence ATGGATCATTCAAGAGACAGACTCCACATACTGGGAACAGTTTCAGATACTTTTGATAATGTGGAGGACTTAAGGTCAGTTTTAAAGTATCGCGCATACTTTACTACGACAGACacatttttttgtaagCAAATTTGGGCATTTTTCACAGGCATCAAGTCTTTTCCAACCGAAAACAAGCTTCCTCTGGAAACTCACTTCAATCACATAGAGTGGGATTTAGCAGAAAGTTTTTTGGTTCAAGAAGGAACTTTATATACGTTTGATATAATAGCACCCCTTCCAAGGTACACACCAAGAACGATTTTTACACCTGATGGTGCGATTCATTATGAATTGACTATAAATATTCTCACCGATGAAACTTGTCGGATTCCTAGGGTCACAACTGTCCCGGTTATCATACCGTTCACTTTGGATCCTGACCGTATGCCAGGGGCACATCATATTCGATTTGGTCTTCCTTTAAACCAAGACTCTTTTACAAAGCTTTTGTTGTcaccaaaaaaacataaagaaattagagttctttttaattatcCTCAACAAAACTACAAAGGCCCAGGATGCGTATGTCCCCTTCTAATTGATCTCGAGCTTGTGCAATCCGAAGAAGGAAATGCTCACAGCAATTATCCTGAAAAGTTGAACAACATTTGGGGCGTCAGAACCCCTACTTCtcattcttcaaaaagcttACATGAATCTTCAGATTCTATACCAGATCGATTGAGTCGGCTTAGTCTCGAACTAGGTGAACACAAATCATCTCACGCTAAAAGCCGTGCGTCTTCACCGACTTCAGCATGTGCTTATGAAAGGTACTTTATTCATGTCTGCCTTGTTCAAAAGGTCACTTTTTTACTATTTAACGGTCCTTTCCGAGTTTCAACAACCGTCCTTTACGAGGACGGGAGGTGGACCCCTCCAACGGTACCAGGTCTTCACTCAAGAGTTGAATTCATGGTACCATTTGAAGACACAATTCATGGAAGTGTAACTGGAAATCCTCATCTCCTTGTAAAGCATAAATTTTACGTTTCCGTTCATAGTTCAGAACCTTCCAGTGCTCCACTAAAATCAAGCTTTTCCTCTACCTCTTCGcttagaaaaaaatcatactcgttattttcttctttccgGTCTAGTTCATCTCTTGCTTCGAATTGGCATACAGAACCAGAAGACAACAACCGCCCGCAGTCATCTAGCGAGCTGTCTGTAAAGTGCTTATCTCAGTATTCGCCAAGGAATTCACAAAAACTGCATCACAAGcttaaaaaatttgattttaaaCTGCCTGTCTTCATATTTCATCGCAACTTGAATTCTGAATTGTCTCATCTCCCTCCTTATTCCCCTAGTCATGATccatatttttatttggaagACGACGAAGAGGTGATGTCTTCTagtatttctttaaatcaACTAGCTGGTATGTCTCATAATCGctcttcatcaaaaacccgttga
- a CDS encoding ATPase, involved in cytoplasmic translational initiation yields MARGRRANQRDADLDLENIQDEIEEVKPAPKPKTKKNKKATKKSEAVLDEESDSKSNGSQNQEEEEDVSPPKKSSGQNKKPVNAFAAFADEQEDEEESESEDSGVDEDPKKKKKSGKKASRKNAFDSLNEGMDEMSLKDEEKEESSTSKKEKKKSKKSDEPKKDRKTRKKEEKAQKIASLVESKEENDSAGNGPLNQNQNLKDGLLSGRLIFAYASGQKVSADGSDPSAGITVTGNLLSPPNSRDLQVEKLSVSAYGKHLIKDSELSLINGRRYGLIAPNGTGKSTLLHAIACGQIPAPQSLDFYLLDREYMGNSLTCVEAVLDINEQERKHLETIMEDLLDDPDKNAVELDTIQTRLTELETDNSEHLVYKILKGLQFTDEMISKRTEDLSGGWRMRIALARILFIKPTLMMLDEPTNHLDLEAVAYLEEYLTHEMEGHTVLITCHTQDTLNEVCTDIVHLHHHKLDYYSGNYDVFLKVRGERDAQLAKKARQQEKDMSKLQNKLNMTGSDQQKKAKAKVKAMDKRLEKDKQSGKVLDEEIIQEKQLVIRFQECGGGIPSPAVKFQDVSFNYPEGPTIFSNLNFGLDLNSRVALVGPNGAGKTTLIRLILEKIQPTVGSVVHHHGLRLALFNQHMGDQLDMRLSAVDWLRTKFGNKPEGEMRRIIGRYGLTGKSQVIPMSQLSDGQRRRVLFAFLGMTQPHILLLDEPTNALDIDTIDALADALNNFDGGVIFITHDFRLIDQVAEEIWVVKDNTVKEFDGEIRDYKMMLKEQIAKDRENEKEVELAKQKK; encoded by the coding sequence atggCTAGGGGAAGACGCGCAAATCAACGCGATGCCGATTTGGATTTAGAAAACATCCAAGACGAGATTGAAGAAGTTAAACCGGCTCCCAAGCcgaagacgaagaagaacaaaaaggCTACCAAGAAATCCGAAGCTGttcttgatgaagaatctgACTCGAAATCCAATGGAAGCCAGAATCAagaagaggaggaagaCGTTTCTCCTCCCAAGAAGTCTTCCGgtcaaaacaaaaagccaGTGAATGCCTTTGCCGCATTCGCTGACGAGcaggaagatgaagaagagtcCGAGTCAGAAGACTCTGGGGTTGATGAAGAtcccaaaaagaaaaagaagagtgGCAAGAAAGCAAGCCGTAAGAATGCTTTCGACTCTTTAAACGAAGGCATGGATGAAATGTCCTTAAAGGATgaggagaaagaagagtCTTCTACttccaaaaaggaaaagaaaaaatccaagaagTCTGATGAACCTAAGAAGGATCGCAAAACTCgcaagaaagaagagaaggCTCAAAAGATCGCTTCTCTTGTGGAATCTAAGGAGGAAAATGATTCTGCCGGTAACGGACCTCTTaatcaaaaccaaaatttgaagGATGGCTTGCTTTCTGGACGACTTATTTTTGCTTATGCTTCTGGACAGAAAGTTTCTGCTGACGGTTCTGATCCATCGGCCGGTATCACCGTTACCGGTAATTTACTCAGTCCTCCCAACAGCCGTGACTTACAAGTAGAAAAATTATCAGTATCTGCGTATGGTAAACATCTTATTAAGGACTCTGAACTTAGCTTAATCAACGGTCGTCGATATGGTTTAATCGCGCCGAACGGTACCGGTAAGTCTACTTTACTTCACGCAATTGCATGTGGACAAATTCCTGCCCCACAATCCTTagacttttatttattggaTCGTGAATATATGGGTAATTCACTTACCTGCGTTGAAGCAGTCTTAGACATCAACGAGCAAGAGCGTAAACATCTTGAAACTATAATGGAAGACCTACTTGATGATCCAGATAAGAATGCTGTTGAGTTGGATACTATTCAAACTCGTTTAACTGAACTTGAAACTGACAATAGTGAGCATCTCGTTTACAAGATTCTTAAAGGTTTACAATTTACTGATGAAATGATCTCCAAGCGAACTGAAGATCTCAGTGGTGGTTGGAGAATGCGTATCGCTTTGGCTCGTATTCTGTTCATTAAGCCTACTCTTATGATGCTTGACGAGCCTACAAATCACCTTGACCTCGAAGCAGTTGCATACTTGGAAGAATACTTAACTCATGAAATGGAAGGTCATACTGTGTTGATTACCTGTCATACCCAAGACACTTTAAATGAGGTTTGTACCGATATCGTTCATCTCCACCATCACAAGCTTGATTACTATTCTGGTAATTACGATGTATTTCTCAAGGTGCGTGGAGAGCGTGATGCGCAATTAGCTAAGAAGGCTCGtcaacaagaaaaggaCATGTCTaaattacaaaacaaacttaACATGACTGGAAGTGATcagcaaaagaaagctaaGGCTAAAGTGAAGGCTATGGATAAACGTcttgaaaaagacaaaCAATCCGGCAAGgttttggatgaagaaATCATTCAAGAGAAACAACTGGTTATTCGCTTCCAGGAATGTGGTGGTGGTATACCATCTCCTGCTGTAAAATTCCAAGACGTTTCCTTTAACTATCCTGAAGGCCCTACTATCTTCTCAAACTTGAACTTTGGTTTAGATTTGAATTCTAGAGTCGCTTTGGTAGGCCCTAATGGTGCTGGCAAGACTACATTGATTAGATTGATCCTTGAGAAGATTCAACCTACGGTTGGAAGCGTTGTTCATCATCACGGCCTTCGCTTGGCTTTGTTCAATCAACACATGGGTGATCAATTGGATATGAGATTATCTGCAGTAGATTGGCTACGTACTAAATTCGGTAATAAGCCAGAAGGTGAAATGAGAAGAATTATTGGTCGTTACGGCCTTACTGGTAAAAGTCAAGTCATCCCTATGAGTCAGCTTTCTGATGGACAACGTCGTCgtgttctttttgctttcctcGGTATGACTCAACCACACATTTTACTTCTTGATGAACCTACGAACGCTTTGGATATTGACACCATTGATGCTTTGGCTGATGCTCTGAACAACTTCGATGGTGGTGTTATTTTCATTACCCACGACTTCCGTCTCATTGATCAAGTTGCTGAAGAAATTTGGGTCGTCAAGGATAATACTGTGAAAGAGTTTGATGGTGAAATCCGTGATTACAAGATGATGCTTAAAGAGCAGATTGCCAAGGATAGAGagaacgaaaaagaagtagaaTTGgctaaacaaaaaaagtaa
- the alp14 gene encoding TOG/XMAP215 microtubule plus end tracking polymerase Alp14, translated as MSQDQEEDYTKLSLEARITHKVWKARLGAYEELSKNFSLSGSPTDPCFDLWARQPDLWRSVLADSNVAAQGAGVTAFVSFCKFSDPSYIVKCRELAAAAISEKCLTSRASTKSDAVEALMLMVEVDTANPVIDALLSSLSARSPKVITANVSAIADLVEQFGTKIIQPKPIVAQLKSMFGHADKNVRQETFRLTVNLFRWIGEPLKLSIFGELKPVQVKELESSFSKLPTDPPKQQRLLRSQVSEQTETAEDNEKGNGGEINEEPNLQEEEDELDLIEEVDVIPKIDPNLETVMSSTKWKERKEALDALVPVLSQPRIKEGDFFGLVALLSKSIVKDANVMVVMNAANCITVLAKGLRSNYSKYAITSVQALLERSKEKKQNVVETLSSAMDAACDTIPFNDVSEPICAFSNNKNPQIKIACFTLLTRCFRKVPQYPSKSSVELCAKSCVPGVSDTFEPVRSSAAEALGTLMKLVGERQLAIHMESLDEIRKSKIMSFFESAIVKAKAPSKTKPAPTAPIKKSDTKPGSPPKLETAKNPPLSTSSASTVSASPKKKTNNEKLSLNMEKSNAFENGPLMPRPTTRPVARGLSRNSPLLNKPALKSTSPLPAGTINQTVQGIKNMELDDAAHQPTKHSKTSPSHLELKENNGGSFEEIASLNEENEELKILLSLEREEKTRLQRELAEVKKELSTIRDLQPSSPLNDRRSAFLRRANSEMLDASTGPSNRIDLLQSPLGRARPLSSTGFTQHSPLALSKSGNNFSFQKDPPKQPFSPRSNTNAEWSKAIDLTTRLKQKITEMKQTDIRHQGTIH; from the coding sequence ATGAGTCAGGACCAGGAAGAAGATTACACAAAGTTATCTTTGGAAGCGCGAATTACACATAAAGTCTGGAAGGCTCGGTTGGGTGCTTATGAAGAATTGagtaaaaacttttctctttctgGCTCTCCAACAGATCCTTGCTTCGATCTTTGGGCCCGTCAACCTGATTTATGGAGATCTGTCCTTGCAGACAGCAATGTCGCAGCTCAAGGAGCAGGCGTTACTGCTTTCGTATCGTTCTGTAAATTTTCGGACCCATCTTACATCGTTAAATGTAGAGAActtgctgctgctgctatATCAGAAAAATGCCTTACTTCTCGAGCTTCTACAAAATCCGATGCTGTTGAAGCCTTGATGTTGATGGTTGAAGTCGATACAGCAAATCCTGTAATTGATGcccttctttcttccttatCTGCACGATCTCCTAAAGTTATAACTGCTAACGTGTCGGCTATTGCTGACTTGGTCGAGCAATTTGGTACGAAAATAATTCAACCGAAACCAATCGTCGCACAGTTAAAATCGATGTTTGGACACGCTGATAAAAATGTACGTCAAGAAACGTTTCGATTAACCGTCAATTTGTTTCGCTGGATTGGGGAGCCTTTAAAATTATCAATTTTTGGAGAATTGAAACCAGTTCAGGTGAAAGAGCTTGAAAGCTCGTTTTCGAAATTACCTACTGATCCACCCAAACAACAGCGCTTGTTGAGGAGTCAAGTTTCTGAGCAAACGGAAACTGCTGAAGATAACGAAAAAGGCAATGGCGGCGAAATCAATGAGGAACCAAACCTtcaagaggaagaagatgaattaGATTTAATAGAGGAGGTGGACGTTATTCCCAAAATTGATCCCAACTTGGAAACCGTAATGTCCTCGACAAAGTGGAAAGAGCGTAAGGAAGCTCTTGACGCACTCGTCCCAGTCCTTAGTCAACCAAGAATTAAGGAAGGAGATTTCTTCGGTTTGGTTGCATTATTATCTAAATCCATTGTGAAAGATGCCAACGTTATGGTCGTAATGAATGCAGCGAATTGTATAACGGTATTAGCTAAAGGACTACGTTCAAACTATTCTAAGTACGCCATTACTTCAGTTCAAGCACTTTTGGAACgatcaaaagaaaaaaagcaaaatgttGTAGAAACATTGTCTTCAGCAATGGATGCTGCTTGTGACACGATACCCTTTAATGATGTTAGTGAACCCATTTGCGCTTTCTCTAATAACAAAAATCCTCAGATTAAAATTGCTTGCTTTACTCTTTTAACCCGCTGTTTTCGTAAAGTGCCTCAATATCCTTCCAAGTCTAGCGTTGAATTATGCGCCAAATCTTGTGTTCCGGGAGTTTCAGACACATTCGAGCCAGTGCGTTCTTCAGCAGCCGAAGCCCTTGGAACTCTCATGAAATTGGTAGGAGAGCGCCAGTTAGCAATACACATGGAATCTTTGGACGAAATacgaaaatcaaaaattatgTCCTTTTTTGAGTCTGCTATAGTTAAGGCCAAGGCACCCTCAAAAACGAAGCCGGCACCCACAGCTCCAATTAAGAAGTCTGATACTAAGCCAGGTTCACCTCCGAAACTGGAAACAGCTAAAAACCCTCCCTTGTCTACATCCTCTGCTTCGACTGTATCAGCTTCCCCGAAAAAGAAGACGAATAATGAGAAACTTTCTTTAAACATGGAGAAATCAAACGCGTTCGAAAATGGCCCTTTAATGCCAAGGCCTACAACTAGACCGGTCGCGCGTGGCCTTTCTCGCAATTCACCACTTTTAAATAAGCCCGCTCTGAAATCGACATCACCGCTACCTGCGGGAACCATAAATCAAACGGTacaaggaataaaaaacatGGAATTAGACGATGCAGCACATCAGCCTACAAAACATTCAAAGACATCCCCAAGTCACCTAGAactgaaagaaaacaatggCGGCTCATTCGAAGAAATCGCTTCTTTAAATGAAGAGAATGAGGAGCTGAAAATACTATTATCTCtcgaaagagaagaaaaaactcgTTTACAAAGAGAGTTGGCCGAAGTTAAGAAGGAACTGAGTACGATTCGTGATTTGCAGCCTTCGTCTCCTTTGAATGATCGAAGATCTGCTTTTTTACGAAGAGCTAATTCCGAAATGTTAGATGCATCGACAGGACCAAGCAATCGCATTGACCTTTTGCAATCTCCGTTAGGAAGAGCAAGGCCATTAAGTTCTACAGGCTTTACCCAACACTCACCACTGGCACTTTCTAAATCAGGAAAtaatttttcgtttcagAAAGATCCTCCAAAGCAGCCATTTTCACCTCGCTCAAATACGAATGCTGAGTGGAGTAAAGCAATTGATTTAACAACGAggttgaaacaaaaaatcactgaaatgaaacaaacGGATATCAGACATCAGGGAAcgattcattaa
- the ucp12 gene encoding ATP-dependent RNA helicase Ucp12, with the protein MAPKGKKGNPSESIVDKKNSNDKSVKDKKKGSLGGKEAREIVGNKTEPSTAPRPTAKQLVGGSSWTGKIPAVLLNEHCQKSKWEKPDIQVKQTKSKKYIFTSVRLSKRDPKNASVFDHANLAPPKIFYEKDLFPEKETLVEARNVGAVYALHRVLSHKSLQHALPPNFRDIWVNLEKQKKEDVKNNRQYFYQEDPFKAAKEREAAIAANQQASAKPPVPKLPKPTFSSTDGTRLSAFSKYDFKHAVTLNMSLNHRQSIETLLRSLNIWDAYEEKGAFENLEKLIVKDLVSLGFRDLHAKEACQYCSSLEEALEWLIIHVPEDDLPERFLPSDYNVGVRVQNNNSETLAIHYNAKRFAESGYNYDFSFSVLQRFGNNLAPAAEYLQFHLIDKEYPDNPEFSSESLSLFKEEAEALQSIYQNKVLVEDGSCKIKINAPTDEFGQVYIEFKLPAHAYPQNVPLIFISSTKRMASYIKLSIVRKLLLYAHNYIGEPMLDVLYDYFQENITMFLKNLEPLLSLSSVTIGTDVLRTKNMISNMQKDTRKPKLFKRDNEFDTKIYQAWLQRQKNPEYLQRTKDRETLPAFKSKGTVLSHIQSCQSIVISGETGSGKSTQVVQFILDHFLSEGHGNIANVICTQPRRISAISLAERVSYERATSLGKEVGYSVHGDKCLSKETLLEFCTTGLLLRRIQLHGLAYLRTLSCIVVDEVHERSIENDILLALLKLVLPRIPNLKIVLMSATVNAERFTSYFPKSKHLHIEGRTYPIEDFYIEDFSFLKDEDSNDEIAKRNKSSYEVDYNLISQVVNQIDTELGLNKGSILIFLPGVSNINRCMQEIKRKCGDGLEVLPLHASLNTTDQRKVFKSYKKRKVICSTNVAETSITINDVVAVIDSGRVKQIDYDLDRDLVTFKETWASRAACRQRRGRAGRVQKGKCFKLYTRGFEKKGMVDETPPDVLRTALSQVCLSIIPLVSRFTSNKDSDRQGAVKKFMQCLLDPPTDQAVDTAIEKLIQVGALNENEELTGLGEYLVALPVDLKLGKLLVLASIFGFTEPALSISAVLSSKSPFLHDDDARLIRSELSNGCGDVLTDAKVYDQWHEIMKSSGMKKAAEWCRDNHISVVSMQQIRQNRSELNDAIQMLKLVIDLKHVKFSWNSSEDLALLSAIIAGALRPNIVKCAYPDKKYVSSSSGSIEVDQEARLTKFFDKSKNRLFIHPTSVMFTNSPNPSKATFIAYERKVETTKPFLQNCTPINTFGMALLGTNDIIVDPLGKGLVLDNAFTVKAWPKVVILLKLLRRYLDFALHQRLESSQKVYYEDDIRGCIQSLIASNGV; encoded by the exons ATGGCTCCAAAAGGGAAAAAGGGAAACCCATCAGAAAGCATAGTggacaaaaagaattctaATGATAAAAGCgtcaaagacaaaaagaaaggcaGCCTAGGGGGGAAAGAAGCTCGAGAAATAGTAGGAAATAAAACGGAGCCCAGTACTGCACCTCGCCCTACCGCTAAGCAATTGGTGGGTGGCAGCTCTTGGACTGGTAAAATTCCTGCTGTTTTATTAAATGAGCATTgtcaaaaaagtaaatggGAAAAACCGGATATACAGGTG aaacaaacaaaatccaaaaaatatatatttacatCCGTCCGGCTGTCGAAAAGAGATCCAAAAAATGCGTCTGTTTTTGATCATGCTAACCTGGCTCCTCCAAAAAtcttttacgaaaaagaCTTGTTTCCTGAGAAGGAGACGCTGGTAGAAGCTAGAAATGTTGGAGCTGTATACGCATTACACAGG GTTCTGTCTCATAAATCTTTACAGCACGCACTTCCTCCAAATTTTAGAGATATATGGgtaaatttggaaaaacagaagaaagaagatgtGAAAAACAATAGACAATATTTTTACCAAGAGGACCCCTTTAAAGCTGCAAAAGAACGGGAAGCAGCGATCGCTGCAAATCAGCAAGCCTCGGCAAAACCACCTGTCCcaaagcttccaaaaccTACGTTTTCGTCCACCGATGGAACTCGTCTTTCAGCATTTTCCAAGTACGACTTCAAACATGCCGTTACTCTCAACATGAGCCTTAATCATCGTCAGTCTATAGAAACACTCTTACGGTCGTTGAACATTTGGGATGCATACGAGGAAAAAGGAGCTTTTGAAAACCTTGAAAAACTTATAGTCAAAGATCTAGTAAGTCTTGGGTTTCGAGATTTGCATGCGAAGGAAGCGTGTCAGTACTGCTCATCCTTAGAGGAGGCGTTAGAATGGTTAATTATTCATGTTCCGGAAGATGATCTTCCTGAAAGATTTCTTCCTTCTGACTATAATGTTGGCGTTCGAGTTCAGAACAATAACTCTGAGACACTAGCTATTCATTACAACGCAAAGC GTTTTGCAGAGTCTGGTTACAATTAtgatttctctttttcggTTCTGCAAAGATTCGGAAATAATTTAGCACCTGCAGCGgaatatttacaatttcatttaattGACAAGGAATATCCCGATAACCCCGAATTCTCTAGTGAATCTTTAAGTTTGTTTAAAGAAGAGGCGGAAGCTTTGCAATCGATATACCAAAATAAAGTGCTTGTAGAGGATGGTTCTTGTAAAATCAAGATCAATGCACCGACCGACGAGTTTGGGCAAGTCTATATTGAATTTAAACTGCCAGCTCATGCTTATCCTCAAAACGTACCTTTAATATTTATATCCTCGACTAAAAGAATGGCATCCTATATAAAGCTAAGCATAGTAAGAAAGCTGCTTCTTTATGCTCATAATTATATTGGGGAACCTATGCTTGACGTGTTATACGActattttcaagaaaacattacaatgtttttgaagaaccTCGAGCCTTTATTAAGTCTTTCTTCGGTTACAATTGGAACGGATGTATTGAGGACTAAAAATATGATATCCAATATGCAAAAGGATACGCGAAAGCCGAAATTGTTTAAACGTGATAACGAATTTGACACGAAGATCTACCAAGCTTGGTTACAAAGGCAAAAAAATCCAGaatatttacaaagaacaaaagataGAGAAACCCTTCCTGCTTTCAAGTCAAAAGGAACTGTACTATCGCACATACAAAGCTGTCAGTCAATAGTTATAAGCGGTGAGACAGGAAGCGGTAAATCTACTCAAGTAgttcaattcattttggATCACTTCCTCTCGGAAGGACACGGTAATATTGCTAATGTTATTTGTACTCAACCTAGGAGAATTTCAGCAATCAGTTTAGCTGAAAGAGTTTCTTATGAAAGAGCTACTTCTTTGGGAAAAGAAGTTGGTTATAGTGTGCACGGAGATAAATGCCTTTCGAAAGAAACCTTACTAGAATTTTGCACTACTGGTTTGCTACTAAGAAGGATTCAGTTGCATGGCCTAGCATACCTTCGTACTCTATCATGCATTGTTGTAGACGAGGTACATGAAAGATCCATAGAGAACGATATACTTCTTGCCTTACTGAAACTTGTTTTGCCTCGTATACCCAACTTGAAGATTGTGCTTATGAGTGCAACCGTGAATGCTGAAAGGTTTACGTCGTACTTTCCCAAATCCAAGCATTTACATATTGAAGGCAGAACTTATCCCATTGAAGATTTTTACATCGAAGACTTCAGTTTTCTGAAAGATGAGGATTCAAACGACGAAATTgcgaaaagaaataagagCTCATACGAAGTTGACTATAATCTCATATCTCAAGTCGTAAACCAAATTGATACTGAACTTGGCTTGAACAAGGGTAGCATTTTGATCTTTCTACCGGGCGTTTCAAACATCAACCGTTGCATGCAAGAAATTAAACGAAAATGTGGAGATGGACTTGAAgttcttcctcttcatgCTTCTTTGAATACCACCGATCAAAGGAAAGTCTTTAAATCGtataagaaaagaaaggtcATTTGTTCGACAAATGTTGCAGAGACTTCAATCACAATTAACGACGTTGTGGCAGTTATTGATAGTGGAAGAGTGAAACAAATTGACTACGATCTTGATCGAGATTTGGtaacttttaaagaaacatgGGCATCCAGGGCTGCTTGCAGACAACGAAGAGGTAGAGCAGGTCGTGTTCagaaaggaaaatgctTCAAGTTATACACAAgaggatttgaaaagaaaggaatggTTGATGAGACTCCCCCCGACGTGCTTCGAACGGCCTTATCCCAGGTTTGTTTGAGCATCATACCTTTAGTGAGTCGTTTTACCAGCAATAAAGATTCAGACAGACAAGGAGCcgttaaaaaatttatgcAGTGTCTTTTGGATCCTCCTACTGATCAAGCAGTTGATACTGCCATAGAGAAGTTAATCCAGGTTGGTGCcttgaatgaaaatgaagaactCACGGGACTAGGAGAGTATTTG GTTGCTTTGCCCGTGGATTTGAAGCTAGGCAAACTTTTAGTTTTGGCCTCTATATTTGGGTTTACAGAACCTGCTCTGAGTATTTCGGCAGTattatcttcaaaatccCCATTTTTGCATGATGATGATGCTAGACTGATAAGATCCGAACTGAGCAATGGTTGCGGTGATGTCCTTACTGACGCTAAAGTATACGACCAGTGGCACGAGATTATGAAAAGTAGCGGTATGAAAAAAGCTGCTGAATGGTGCCGGGAT AATCATATATCTGTTGTAAGTATGCAACAAATCAGACAAAACAGGTCAGAATTAAACGATGCTATTCAAATGCTGAAGCTGGTAATCGACTTGAAACATGTTAAATTTTCATGGAATTCTAGTGAAGATTTAGCGCTTCTTTCGGCTATAATTGCTGGTGCGTTGCGACCAAATATTGTAAAATGTGCTTATCCAGACAAAAAATACGTGTCTTCCTCTTCTGGATCTATTGAGGTTGATCAGGAGGCTCGTTTGACCAAGTTTTTTGATAAGTCTAAAAACAGATTGTTTATTCATCCAACTAGCGTGATGTTTACTAACTCACCGAATCCATCCAAAGCAACATTTATAGCTTATGAGCGAAAGGTAGAGACTACCAAACCATTTCTGCAAAATTGCACTCCTATCAATACCTTTGGGATGGCTTTGCTTGGGACAAACGATATTATAGTTGACCCTTTAGGAAAGGGATTAGTCCTTGACAATGCTTTTACTGTGAAAGCTTGGCCAAAGGTTGTCATTCTACTGAAATTGCTTAGACGCTATTTGGATTTCGCTTTGCATCAAAGATTAGAATCTAGTCAAAAGGTATATTACGAAGATGATATTCGCGGATGCATACAGTCATTGATTGCTAGCAATGGTGTTTAA